The following are from one region of the Cinclus cinclus chromosome 7, bCinCin1.1, whole genome shotgun sequence genome:
- the ANKRD22 gene encoding ankyrin repeat domain-containing protein 22 has translation MGILYSEPICQAAYSNDFNKVHLLLERNSNYLNVQDSFSGDTPLICACRQGNNRIVNYLLRKHADVNLRNKKDRTCLHYAVRKRFTFLDYVLIIILMPVMLIGYLLMVSKTKQNEHLVKMLLRAGVDVNAADSSGSTALHYACEMKNQAVIPLLLEAHADTSVKNQDGETPLDIARRLQFHNIESMIRKDS, from the exons ATGGGGATCCTCTATTCAGAG CCCATCTGTCAGGCAGCTTATAGCAACGATTTCAATAAAGTTCATCTGCTTTTGGAGCGCAACAGCAACTATCTGAATGTCCAGGACAGCTTCAGTGGAGACACCCCCTTAATCTGTGCATGTAGACAAGGAAACAACAGGATAGTTAATTATCTTCTTAGAAAACATGCTGATGTCAACCTCAGAAACAAG AAGGACCGCACTTGCCTCCACTATGCTGTGAGAAAACGCTTTACCTTCCTTGACTATGTGCTCATCATAATCCTCATGCCAGTTATGCTTATTGGATACCTGCTCATG GTGTCAAAGACAAAACAGAATGAACACCTGGTCAAGATGCTGCTTAGAGCTGGAGTCGATGTGAATGCTGCAGACTCT tctggcagcacagcccttcACTATGCTTGTGAAATGAAAAACCAGGCAGTCATTCCTCTACTGCTTGAAGCTCATGCAGACACTTCTGTAAAGAATCAG GATGGGGAGACTCCCTTAGATATAGCAAGAAGATTACAGTTCCACAACATTGAAAGCATGATAAGAAAAGATTCCTAG